A single Ziziphus jujuba cultivar Dongzao chromosome 11, ASM3175591v1 DNA region contains:
- the LOC107433062 gene encoding uncharacterized protein LOC107433062 — translation MQIEQEPNINNIQATRRSNFLGKIFEYIFYFQCVFTIVLTSFFAIRGIFSNDDHHFHPVMWYPPSLTAIGVSAITAFLLQSLTSRNPFKAMKAIFWFMSPIATILLGSLIISVGNGAGFGTGILVVISGIVISLNGCRVIPRLAYAIDVLSHSLDHTPPKKNCIIFLAILASVFYSCFLVAGIGGIATTRTRIDEFVFVPVILLCQFWTMQVIKNVILVTVSRVNYKRFKNSTEFDTFVALRETLRDSMGSICMGSISVPVFAAIYGFAQTMKLLDVCCANCCFGFASKLVSYGNRWGFVHVGEHRKGIVRASMDTLELLKGSQLEKVIGSDLNATLCFLCGVAGGSISGIAGGAWALAVHKSYVIQISLYAFLIGYYMGRIAMAWLHASVMAYYVAFAENPRSIVFLNSPIPGQIEDIRRLENASSSSRSQIREEFRQQIRDQIEELVRTDDCNARRELNL, via the exons atgcagATCGAACAAGAACCCAATATCAACAACATTCAAGCAACACGGAGATCAAATTTTCTCGGGAAAATTTTTGAGTATATTTtctacttccaatgtgtgttcACCATCGTCTTAACAAGCTTCTTCGCTATCCGCGGCATCTTCTCCAACGACGACCACCATTTCCACCCAGTTATGTGGTACCCTCCATCGTTGACCGCCATCGGAGTCTCTGCGATCACGGCTTTCCTATTGCAATCTTTGACCTCCAGAAACCCATTCAAAGCCATGAAAGCAATCTTCTGGTTCATGAGTCCAATAGCCACTATACTCCTCGGATCGCTGATCATCTCCGTCGGTAATGGGGCAGGCTTTGGAACTGGTATCCTTGTGGTCATCTCCGGCATAGTTATATCCTTAAATGGCTGCCGGGTCATTCCCAGATTAGCATACGCCATTGATGTTCTTTCACATTCTCTTGATCATACTCCTCCCAAGAAAAACTGCATAATCTTCCTAGCGATTCTAGCCAGCGTTTTTTATTCCTGTTTCTTGGTCGCCGGAATCGGAGGAATAGCAACGACCAGGACCAGAATCGATGAATTTGTGTTCGTCCCAGTAATCTTGCTCTGCCAATTTTGGACGATGCAAGTGATCAAGAACGTAATTCTGGTTACAGTCTCACGGGTCAACTATAAACGCTTCAAGAATAGTACTGAGTTCGATACTTTCGTAGCTCTCCGAGAGACGCTACGGGACTCCATGGGAAGCATCTGTATGGGGTCGATTTCGGTTCCGGTTTTCGCGGCCATTTACGGTTTCGCACAAACAATGAAACTGCTCGACGTTTGTTGTGCTAATTGCTGCTTTGGCTTCGCTTCAAAACTGGTCTCGTATGGGAATCGATGGGGTTTCGTTCATGTGGGAGAGCACAGGAAAGGAATTGTTCGGGCTTCCATGGATACTCTGGAGTTGTTGAAGGGGAGCCAGTTGGAAAAAGTAATCGGGTCGGATCTCAACGCGACGCTCTGTTTCCTATGTGGGGTCGCCGGAGGATCAATTTCCGGTATCGCCGGTGGAGCTTGGGCACTTGCAGTTCACAAGAGCTACGTCATTCAGATTTCTCTCTATGCCTTTCTAATTGGGTATTACatg GGTCGGATTGCAATGGCTTGGTTGCATGCTTCTGTTATGGCTTACTATGTGGCATTTGCAGAGAATCCAAGGAGCATTGTATTTCTGAACTCTCCTATCCCAGGTCAGATTGAAGATATTCGGAGACTCGAAAATGCAAGTTCATCATCAAGATCTCAAATACGCGAAGAATTCAGGCAACAAATTAGAGATCAGATTGAAGAATTAGTGAGAACAGATGATTGTAATGCCCGAAGAGAATTAAACTTGTAG
- the LOC107433066 gene encoding beta-glucuronosyltransferase GlcAT14A, protein MGIKPFMISFMLIAILFSLLYVPTRLTIPISRFRPVIVNHFNLNPLGNSTKPYPVTFAYLISATKGDVGRLKRLLYALYHPGNYYLIHMDYGAPEAEKREIAEFVAGDPVFGEVGNVWLVGKSNLVTYRGPTMLATTLHAMAILLRTCKWDWFINLSASDYPLVTQDDLIYAFSEFPRDLNFIQHSSRLGWKFNKRGRPIILDPGLYSLNKSEIWWVIKQRSLPTAFKLYTGSAWTILSRSFAEYCIVGWDNLPRTLLLYYTNFVSSPEGYFQTVICNNQDYKSTTVNHDLHYITWDNPPKQHPRSLGLKDFRRMLLSNRPFARKFKKNDPVLNKIDRELLKRRRGQFSNGGWCAGSGRMKRFCTGLQSSYGVLKPGPGSRRLKTLLTRLISPKNFQKQQCR, encoded by the exons ATGGGGATTAAACCTTTCATGATATCTTTCATGCTAATCGCAATTCTTTTCTCCCTCCTATACGTCCCAACTAGACTAACCATACCCATAAGCAGATTCAGGCCTGTAATCGTAAATCACTTCAATTTAAACCCATTAGGAAATAGTACGAAGCCATATCCTGTAACTTTTGCGTACTTGATTTCAGCAACAAAAGGGGATGTTGGGAGGCTAAAGCGTTTGCTCTATGCACTTTATCATCCGGGTAACTACTATTTGATTCACATGGATTATGGTGCTCCGGAGGCTGAGAAAAGGGAGATTGCTGAATTTGTAGCCGGAGACCCAGTTTTTGGCGAAGTGGGTAATGTTTGGTTGGTGGGAAAATCCAATTTGGTCACATATAGAGGACCTACAATGCTTGCCACTACTCTTCATGCCATGGCAATCCTTCTTAGGACCTGTAAATGGGATTGGTTTATAAATCTCAGTGCTTCTGACTATCCTTTAGTCACTCAAGATG ATCTGATATATGCTTTTTCTGAGTTCCCAAGAGATCTCAATTTCATACAACACTCGAGTCGTTTGGGTTGGAAATT CAATAAGAGAGGCAGACCAATTATATTAGATCCTGGACTTTACAGCCTGAATAAATCGGAGATCTGGTGGGTTATCAAACAGAGGAGTCTTCCAACTGCTTTCAAGCTCTATACAG GTTCAGCATGGACAATCTTATCAAGATCTTTTGCTGAGTATTGCATAGTGGGTTGGGACAATCTTCCAAGGACTCTCCTTCTTTACTATACAAACTTTGTTTCATCTCCTGAGGGTTACTTCCAGACGGTCATTTGCAACAACCAAGACTATAAAAGCACCACTGTCAACCATGACCTCCATTACATTACTTGGGATAATCCTCCAAAGCAACACCCAAGATCTCTTGGACTTAAGGATTTCAGAAGAATGCTTCTAAGCAACCGACCTTTCGCcagaaaattcaagaaaaacGATCCGGTTCTTAACAAGATTGACCGAGAGCTTCTGAAGAGACGACGAGGACAATTCAGTAATGGAGGATGGTGTGCGGGGAGTGGGAGGATGAAGAGGTTCTGCACTGGTTTGCAGAGCAGCTATGGTGTTCTAAAGCCTGGACCAGGGTCAAGAAGGTTAAAAACTTTGTTGACAAGGTTAATATCCCCCAAGAATTTCCAAAAGCAGCAATGcagatga